CCTGCGAGCTCGTCGTGCTCGCCTGCTACCCTGAGGGCTGCGTGGACTGGCTGCACGCGCACGCCGACCTCGTGAGCGCGCACGCCATCGTCATCGACACGGGCGGCGTCAAGCGCTCGGTCTGCGAGCCCTGCTTCGAGATCGCGCGCGCGGCCGGCATCACCTTTCTGGGATGCCACCCCATGGCCGGCACGCAGTTCTCCGGCTACGCGCACTCCCGGGCAGATATGTTCGAGGGCGCGCCCCTGGTCGTGTGCCCGCCGCCCGAGGTGCGCGGCGTGACCTGCCTCGCGCTCGTCGACCGCCTCGAGGGCCTGTTGGCCCCCTGCGGCTTCGGGCGCCTCACCGTCACCACACCCGAGCGCCACGACGAGGTCATCGCCTACACCTCGCAGCTCGCCCACGTGGTCTCCAGCGCCTACGTCAAGAGCCCCACGCTCGCGCGGCACGAGGGGTTCTCGGCGGGGTCGTACAAGGACCTCACGCGCGTGGCACGGCTCAACCCCCAGATGTGGTGCGAGCTGTTCCTGGACGACGCCGACAACCTCGCATCCGAGATCGGCACCCTCGTGGGCGCGCTCAACCGCTACAAGGAGGCCCTCGAGGCGCGCGACGCCGAGCGCCTCACCGAGCTCCTCGCCGAGGGGGACCGCCTCAAGCGCTCCGACGAGAGGGAGGACGAGGTCTGATGACACTCGAGAACAAACAATGTGCCGAGAAGAGCGTCATCCACGTGGACACGAGCTCGCGCCCCTATGATGTCCACGTGGGTGCCGGGAACCTCTGCCAGCTGGGAGCGATCGCCCGTGCCAGCGCAGGCGGCGCGCGCTGCTGCGTGATCTCGGAGACCAACGTTGCCCCCCTCTACGCGGACGCGGCCGAGAAGTCCCTCGCCGCCGCCGGCTACGACGTCGCCGAGCGCCTCGTCTTCGCGGCCGGGGAGGGCTCCAAGCGACTCCCCGTCCTCGCCGACCTGCTCGAGGGCCTCGCCGCGCGCGAGCTCGGGCGCGCAGACGTCGTCATCGCCCTGGGCGGCGGCGTCACCGGAGACATCGCGGGGCTCGCGGCCGCGCTGTACCTGCGCGGCTGCGAGGTCGTCCAGGTTCCCACGTCGCTGCTCGCGATGGTCGACTCGTCGGTCGGTGGCAAGACCGCCGTTGACCTGGCGGCCGGCAAGAACCTCGTGGGGGCCTTCTGGCAGCCCGCGGCCGTCGTGGCCGACGTGCGCTGCCTCTCCACGGTCTCGCCTGCGCTGCTCACGGACTCCTGCGGCGAGGTGATAAAGCACGCGGTCCTCGACGACGCCGCGCTCCTCGACGAGCTCGCGCGAAGCCCCCTCAACGGCCCCGAGACCGACGAGAGCCGCATGGCCCGGGTGGTCGCGAGAAACGTCTCCATCAAGAGGGACGTCGTCGCGGCCGACGAACGCGAGAGCGGCCTGCGCCAGACGCTCAACCTCGGCCACACGATCGGCCACGCCATCGAGGCCGCGAGCGACTTCTCGCTCGGCCACGGATCCTGCGTCGCGGCGGGCCTGTGCTGCATGGCGCGCGCCTCCGAGCGCAGGGGGTGGTGCTCGCCGCAGACCTGCGAGCGCATCGAGCGCTGCGTGATCGCTCACGGCTTGCCCGCGGACACCGAGCTTTCCCACGACGTCCTCATGGGCTATGTCGCCCACGACAAGAAACGTCACGGTGCCACGGTCAGCATCGTCGTGCCCGAGGAGATCGCCCGCGTCCGCCTGCGCACCGTAAGCCTCGAGGAGCTGGCACAGCTCGTGGAGCTCGGCTGCGGGGTGCGAGGCGCATGAACCTCGTCATCGACCCCGGAGCCCTGACGGGCGAGGTCCGGGCGCCCTCGTCCAAGTCGGAGGCGCACCGCCTGCTCATCTGCGCCGCCCTCTCGGCGGACACCACCGACGTCGACTGCGCGACCACCTCGGCCGACATCGACGCCACCGTCTCGTGCCTCGAGGCCCT
This is a stretch of genomic DNA from Thermophilibacter immobilis. It encodes these proteins:
- a CDS encoding prephenate dehydrogenase gives rise to the protein MAQDAQSPAEKSGVVAGRVGVVGLGLIGGSIARALSRAGREVYALDLDEDIERFAAIETTAGTLTDELVGTCELVVLACYPEGCVDWLHAHADLVSAHAIVIDTGGVKRSVCEPCFEIARAAGITFLGCHPMAGTQFSGYAHSRADMFEGAPLVVCPPPEVRGVTCLALVDRLEGLLAPCGFGRLTVTTPERHDEVIAYTSQLAHVVSSAYVKSPTLARHEGFSAGSYKDLTRVARLNPQMWCELFLDDADNLASEIGTLVGALNRYKEALEARDAERLTELLAEGDRLKRSDEREDEV
- the aroB gene encoding 3-dehydroquinate synthase — protein: MTLENKQCAEKSVIHVDTSSRPYDVHVGAGNLCQLGAIARASAGGARCCVISETNVAPLYADAAEKSLAAAGYDVAERLVFAAGEGSKRLPVLADLLEGLAARELGRADVVIALGGGVTGDIAGLAAALYLRGCEVVQVPTSLLAMVDSSVGGKTAVDLAAGKNLVGAFWQPAAVVADVRCLSTVSPALLTDSCGEVIKHAVLDDAALLDELARSPLNGPETDESRMARVVARNVSIKRDVVAADERESGLRQTLNLGHTIGHAIEAASDFSLGHGSCVAAGLCCMARASERRGWCSPQTCERIERCVIAHGLPADTELSHDVLMGYVAHDKKRHGATVSIVVPEEIARVRLRTVSLEELAQLVELGCGVRGA